In a genomic window of Gigantopelta aegis isolate Gae_Host chromosome 9, Gae_host_genome, whole genome shotgun sequence:
- the LOC121381526 gene encoding uncharacterized protein LOC121381526, with protein MAEAARQVATLALLVSHHAVVTQVAVVALQQEEQERRQQHQTQRRRRRQTRQRSCWVRDWLPHGERLRHSHYYNLMESLRQRDPDRFKNFTRLEPALFDELLDRLRLRITKQNTSYRDAIEPGLKLAVTLRHLATGNSYVDLGYSFRVGDNSISLFLPEVCQAIIDEFLDEAVPAPMIKDEWKAIAEEFQRCWNVPHACGALDGKHVALKKPPHSGSEYFNYKGFFFIVVLALVDANYRFLWADVGGVGSQSDAQIYNASELAEVLQSGEINLPDDEHLPNDDRPHPYFMLSDDAFALKSYMMKPYSRRNMTYEEKIANCRISRGRLVVENAFGIMALRWQVLLTTMQQSTETVQLIVKTCMVLHNIMRTRYPGHHQALVDQEDANGNLIPGNWRRNANMHDMEQARGPTRESTKAKQKREYLKLYFNSPAGSVPWQDSMV; from the coding sequence ATGGCCGAGGCTGCGAGGCAAGTGGCAACACTGGCATTGCTGGTTTCTCACCATGCTGTTGTCACACAAGTTGCTGTTGTTGCTCTGCAGCAAGAAGAACAAGAAAGAAGGCAGCAGCATCAGACCCAACGTAGAAGACGCAGACAAACAAGGCAAAGGTCATGTTGGGTGAGGGACTGGCTGCCACACGGAGAGAGGTTGCGGCACTCGCACTACTACAACTTGATGGAGAGTCTTCGGCAGAGAGACCCGGACAGGTTCAAGAACTTCACCAGATTGGAGCCGGCCTTGTTTGATGAGCTGTTGGACCGCCTCAGGTTGCGCATCACCAAGCAGAACACCTCGTACCGTGATGCCATAGAACCTGGCCTGAAGTTAGCTGTGACGCTGCGCCATTTGGCAACTGGGAACTCATATGTTGACCTGGGGTACAGCTTCCGTGTCGGAGACAACAGCATCAGCCTGTTTTTGCCAGAGGTGTGCCAAGCCATCATTGATGAGTTCCTTGATGAAGCTGTTCCGGCACCTATGATCAAAGATGAGTGGAAAGCCATCGCTGAAGAGTTCCAGAGATGCTGGAATGTGCCCCACGCTTGCGGTGCCCTTGACGGCAAGCACGTTGCCCTCAAGAAACCCCCTCATTCCGGATCAGAGTACTTCAACTACAAGGGTTTCTTTTTCATCGTTGTGTTGGCATTGGTGGATGCCAATTACCGCTTCTTGTGGGCTGATGTTGGTGGCGTTGGTTCTCAGTCTGATGCTCAGATCTACAACGCTTCGGAACTGGCAGAAGTCCTTCAGAGTGGAGAGATCAACCTGCCTGACGATGAGCATCTTCCAAATGACGACAGACCACATCCATATTTCATGCTGAGTGATGACGCATTCGCCCTGAAGTCATATATGATGAAGCCGTACTCACGCAGGAATATGACCTACGAGGAGAAGATAGCCAATTGCCGCATATCCCGTGGGCGACTTGTTGTGGAGAACGCATTTGGCATCATGGCTCTTCGCTGGCAAGTCCTTCTCACCACCATGCAGCAGAGTACTGAGACAGTGCAGCTCATCGTCAAGACATGCATGGTACTGCACAACATAATGCGTACCAGGTATCCTGGCCACCATCAAGCACTGGTAGACCAGGAGGATGCCAACGGCAACCTCATCCCTGGCAATTGGCGGCGTAATGCTAACATGCATGACATGGAACAAGCAAGAGGCCCAACAAGAGAGTCCACCAAGGCCAAGCAAAAAAGGGAATATCTGAAGCTGTACTTCAACAGCCCAGCAGGATCAGTCCCATGGCAGGACAGCATGGTGTAA